A stretch of the Actinoalloteichus fjordicus genome encodes the following:
- a CDS encoding prolyl oligopeptidase family serine peptidase, with protein MNAYPPAPRGTEVDVLHGRVVPDPYRSLEHETGDTVEWTAAQGRLVDAYFRDCRVRRRFADRLEESDVRPEPTSMRFGDREFLPPSGDGADGGLRMRRADGSVVTVCDPREIDPVGHPVLDRFAPSPDGRVVACQLSRRGVEYGAILVIDADTGTILDGPVGPTRYSSIAWLPDCSAFFYVSQEPASVASAGTRPVVALHRLDSRRAARPARGAGLAAREPTSQAGGLDAVRVPENSGATRPGVETPITAEPDVVPAGLLAAITVATEGAAAISLRIDRGRWLLLHCGSAAGGGNRVWLADLADPTAFADPVRPLIRCVTEGIDARTHAEIGPDGLLYLLTTHRAPNRRLCRVEPADPHPEHWREVVPALPDATLASVTLLEGTPVLLVLRLLGGAHEAALHDRATGRRLRTITLPGPGRVGQIVETGHREVRFVYTDFVTPPTRLRCDLVTGFCLAITRQASRPSPATAVRQVRYRSADGTPVRLFLLGRTADLAVRPRSPLPTLLTAYGGFGIPTVPAYDPELLAWVAEGGLVAIACVRGGGDEGAAWHRAGRSERKQNTFDDLHAAAEWLIADGHTSPDRLGLLGSSNGGLLVGTAITQRPDLFAAGVARGAVLDMIRSEQFGLGPLWRGEYGSVRDESQFLALLAYSPYHRVRPGIGYPATLFVVADGDTRVHPMHARKTCAAMQHADPAGRPVLLRALPDAGHVEHSRHRAAAVAAETLAFLARETGLLGAAGFAEAAGPVRGAGSSGETGLAASPSGRPPRRAGAHQDSSTGLPSRSSHRNTRRETP; from the coding sequence ATGAACGCCTACCCGCCCGCCCCCCGAGGCACGGAGGTCGACGTGCTGCACGGGCGCGTCGTGCCCGATCCGTATCGGAGCCTGGAGCACGAGACCGGGGACACCGTGGAGTGGACTGCCGCGCAGGGGCGGCTCGTCGACGCCTACTTCCGTGACTGCCGGGTGCGCAGGCGGTTCGCCGATCGGCTCGAGGAGTCGGACGTGCGACCGGAGCCCACGTCGATGCGGTTCGGCGACCGCGAGTTCCTGCCCCCGTCGGGCGACGGCGCGGACGGCGGGCTGAGAATGCGCCGTGCCGACGGGTCGGTCGTGACCGTCTGCGACCCGAGGGAGATCGATCCCGTCGGCCACCCGGTGCTGGACCGCTTCGCGCCGTCCCCCGACGGCCGCGTGGTGGCGTGTCAGCTCTCCCGGCGAGGCGTCGAGTACGGGGCGATCCTGGTGATCGACGCCGACACCGGCACGATCCTCGACGGCCCGGTCGGACCGACGCGGTACTCCTCCATCGCCTGGCTGCCCGACTGCTCCGCCTTCTTCTACGTGTCGCAGGAGCCTGCGTCCGTCGCGTCGGCGGGTACCCGCCCCGTCGTCGCACTGCACCGACTCGACAGCCGACGCGCGGCGAGGCCCGCGCGCGGCGCGGGACTCGCCGCCCGCGAACCGACGTCGCAGGCAGGCGGCTTGGACGCGGTCCGCGTCCCCGAGAACTCCGGCGCGACCCGGCCGGGTGTCGAGACGCCGATCACGGCCGAACCGGACGTGGTGCCCGCAGGTCTCCTGGCCGCGATCACCGTGGCGACCGAGGGAGCCGCCGCGATCTCACTGCGGATCGACCGGGGCCGGTGGCTCCTGCTGCACTGCGGGTCTGCCGCAGGCGGCGGCAACCGAGTCTGGCTGGCCGACCTCGCCGATCCCACCGCGTTCGCCGACCCCGTCCGCCCCCTGATCCGCTGCGTCACCGAGGGGATCGACGCGCGCACCCACGCCGAGATCGGACCGGACGGCCTGCTGTATCTGCTGACCACACACCGCGCGCCGAACCGGCGGTTGTGTCGTGTCGAGCCTGCGGACCCGCATCCCGAGCACTGGCGGGAGGTGGTGCCCGCGCTGCCCGACGCGACGCTGGCCTCGGTGACCCTCCTCGAGGGCACACCCGTGCTGCTCGTCCTCCGGCTGCTGGGCGGCGCCCACGAGGCAGCCCTGCATGACCGGGCGACCGGGCGGCGGCTCAGGACGATCACGCTGCCGGGGCCAGGTCGGGTCGGGCAGATCGTCGAGACCGGGCATCGGGAGGTCCGGTTCGTCTACACGGACTTCGTCACGCCGCCGACCCGGCTGCGCTGCGACCTCGTCACCGGCTTCTGTCTGGCGATCACCCGGCAGGCGAGCCGACCGAGTCCCGCGACGGCCGTCCGACAGGTCCGGTATCGCTCGGCCGACGGCACCCCGGTCCGCCTGTTCCTGCTCGGCAGGACCGCCGACCTCGCGGTGCGGCCTCGTAGCCCTCTGCCCACCCTGCTCACCGCCTACGGCGGCTTCGGCATCCCCACTGTGCCCGCCTACGACCCGGAGCTGCTCGCCTGGGTGGCCGAAGGCGGCCTCGTGGCGATCGCCTGCGTGCGCGGCGGCGGTGACGAGGGTGCGGCCTGGCATCGGGCGGGGAGGTCGGAGCGGAAGCAGAACACCTTCGACGACCTCCACGCCGCCGCCGAGTGGCTGATCGCGGACGGACACACCTCGCCGGACCGGCTCGGCCTGCTGGGGTCGAGCAACGGCGGTCTCCTCGTCGGCACGGCGATCACCCAGCGCCCCGACCTGTTCGCCGCAGGGGTCGCGCGGGGAGCGGTGCTGGACATGATCCGTTCCGAGCAGTTCGGCCTCGGCCCGCTCTGGCGCGGCGAGTACGGCAGCGTCCGTGACGAGTCCCAGTTCCTGGCGCTGCTGGCCTACTCGCCGTACCACCGGGTTCGCCCGGGCATCGGGTATCCCGCGACGCTCTTCGTCGTCGCCGACGGGGACACCAGAGTGCATCCGATGCACGCCCGCAAGACGTGTGCGGCGATGCAGCACGCGGACCCCGCAGGCAGGCCGGTCCTCTTGCGCGCCCTGCCCGATGCCGGACATGTCGAGCACTCGCGGCACCGTGCGGCCGCCGTCGCCGCCGAGACCCTCGCCTTCCTCGCCAGGGAGACGGGTCTCCTCGGGGCGGCGGGCTTCGCCGAGGCGGCCGGGCCGGTTCGGGGGGCGGGCTCCTCGGGGGAGACGGGTCTCGCCGCATCGCCGTCCGGCCGCCCGCCCCGACGAGCCGGGGCGCATCAGGACTCCTCGACGGGGCTTCCGTCGAGGTCGTCACACCGGAACACTAGGAGGGAAACACCATGA
- a CDS encoding phosphoribosyl-ATP diphosphatase, with protein sequence MKTFDELFAELRDRAATRPAGSGTVAALDAGVHAQGKKVLEEAGEVWIAAEHESDERLAEEISQLLYRLQVLMIGRGIDTADVYRHL encoded by the coding sequence GTGAAGACGTTCGACGAGCTGTTCGCGGAACTACGTGATCGCGCCGCCACCCGTCCTGCGGGTTCCGGCACCGTCGCCGCCCTGGATGCCGGGGTCCATGCGCAGGGCAAGAAGGTGCTGGAAGAGGCGGGCGAGGTCTGGATCGCGGCCGAGCATGAGTCCGACGAGCGACTCGCCGAGGAGATCTCCCAGCTTCTCTACCGCCTTCAGGTGTTGATGATCGGTCGTGGGATCGACACCGCCGACGTATACCGCCACCTGTGA
- the hisG gene encoding ATP phosphoribosyltransferase, whose product MLRVAIPNKGSLAEKASEMLAEAGYRRRPGPKDLTVLDTVNEVEFFFLRPKDIAVYVGSGRLDMGITGRDLALDSEAPVRERLGLGFGGSTFRYAAPAGREWTVADLAGRRIATSYPRLVRSDLLRHGVEAEVIRLEGAVEISVQLDVADAVADVVESGVTLRQHGLVAFGAPICVSEAVLLEGVDAEDNPARAQLAARLQGVVIAQQYLMLDYNCPAALLPEAIHVAPGLESPTVSTLAEQDWNAVRVMVPRKQANEVMDQLAVLGAKAILASDIRFCRL is encoded by the coding sequence ATGTTGCGTGTCGCCATCCCCAACAAGGGCTCCCTCGCCGAGAAGGCGTCGGAGATGCTGGCCGAGGCGGGCTACCGCCGCAGGCCCGGCCCCAAGGACCTCACCGTGCTCGACACGGTCAACGAGGTCGAGTTCTTCTTCCTTCGACCCAAGGACATCGCCGTCTACGTCGGCTCCGGCCGACTGGACATGGGAATCACCGGTCGTGACCTGGCCCTGGACTCCGAGGCGCCGGTCAGGGAACGGCTGGGCCTTGGTTTCGGCGGCTCCACCTTCCGGTACGCCGCGCCCGCAGGCCGAGAGTGGACGGTCGCCGACCTCGCGGGAAGGCGGATCGCCACCTCCTATCCTCGGCTGGTCCGCAGCGACCTCCTTCGGCACGGCGTGGAGGCCGAGGTCATCCGCCTGGAAGGCGCGGTGGAGATCTCGGTGCAGCTCGACGTCGCCGACGCGGTCGCCGACGTCGTGGAGTCGGGTGTCACCCTGCGCCAGCACGGCCTGGTGGCCTTCGGCGCCCCGATCTGCGTCTCCGAGGCGGTACTGCTGGAAGGCGTGGACGCCGAGGACAACCCGGCCAGGGCGCAGCTCGCCGCCCGGCTGCAGGGTGTGGTGATCGCGCAGCAGTATCTGATGCTCGACTACAACTGCCCGGCGGCGCTGCTGCCGGAGGCGATCCACGTCGCTCCCGGCCTGGAGTCGCCGACGGTCTCCACGCTGGCCGAACAGGACTGGAACGCGGTACGCGTGATGGTGCCCAGGAAGCAGGCCAACGAGGTGATGGATCAGCTCGCCGTCCTCGGTGCCAAGGCGATCCTCGCCTCGGACATCCGCTTCTGTCGGCTGTGA
- the add gene encoding adenosine deaminase, whose translation MPESTRSVHTLIDALPKVELHVHLEGSIAPTTLLTLARKHDLPAVPATLDALREWYAFRDFPHFIDVYLTSVQALRDEEDFALLTLETARNLARQNVRHAEVHLSLLNHLERDVPAEVVFAGIEAGRRQAEQEHGITLTWIPDFPGHYGVEAGEQTLKEVLDVGPDSVIGFGVGGIEVERDPFVDIFAKARAAGLHSLPHAGETHGPDRVWSAIRTLHAERIGHGIGSMQDPELVAYLRDTQLPVDVSPTSNVATRMVATAAEHPLPQMLAEGVFVTLNSDDPPMFGTDLTNEYRTAHEIGLAPEQLALLARNGVTASFLPAERKAALHAEIGAVVARWQAGEI comes from the coding sequence ATGCCCGAGTCCACCCGCTCCGTCCACACCTTGATCGACGCGCTGCCCAAGGTCGAACTCCACGTCCACCTCGAGGGCTCGATCGCCCCGACCACCCTGCTGACGCTGGCGCGCAAACACGACCTGCCCGCCGTGCCCGCCACCCTGGACGCGTTGCGCGAGTGGTACGCGTTCCGCGACTTCCCGCACTTCATCGACGTGTACCTGACGTCGGTGCAGGCGCTGCGGGACGAGGAGGACTTCGCGCTGCTCACGTTGGAGACCGCGCGCAACCTCGCCCGCCAGAACGTCCGGCACGCCGAGGTCCATCTCAGCCTGCTCAACCATCTGGAGCGCGACGTGCCCGCCGAGGTCGTCTTCGCGGGGATCGAGGCGGGGCGCAGACAGGCCGAGCAGGAGCACGGGATCACGCTGACCTGGATTCCCGACTTCCCGGGTCACTACGGCGTCGAGGCGGGCGAGCAGACGCTCAAGGAGGTCCTCGACGTCGGTCCGGACTCCGTGATCGGTTTCGGCGTCGGCGGCATCGAGGTCGAGCGAGACCCGTTCGTCGACATCTTCGCCAAGGCGAGGGCAGCCGGGCTGCACAGCCTCCCGCACGCGGGCGAGACGCACGGCCCGGACCGCGTCTGGTCGGCCATCCGCACCCTGCACGCCGAGCGCATCGGACACGGCATCGGGAGTATGCAGGACCCGGAACTGGTCGCCTACCTGCGCGACACGCAGCTCCCGGTCGACGTCTCGCCGACCTCGAACGTCGCGACCCGCATGGTCGCGACCGCAGCGGAGCACCCGCTGCCGCAGATGCTCGCCGAGGGCGTCTTCGTCACGCTCAACTCCGACGACCCGCCGATGTTCGGCACCGACCTGACCAACGAGTACCGCACCGCGCACGAGATCGGTCTGGCCCCGGAACAGCTCGCGCTGCTGGCCCGCAACGGCGTCACCGCGTCCTTCCTGCCTGCGGAGCGCAAGGCCGCCCTGCACGCGGAGATCGGCGCGGTGGTCGCCCGCTGGCAGGCAGGCGAGATCTGA
- a CDS encoding antibiotic biosynthesis monooxygenase family protein, producing the protein MILEAATLDVIPDREAEFELAFAQARPLISASPGFLGLDLSRCLEQPGRYLLLVRWATLEDHTVGFRQGPDYPRWRELLHHFYDPFPTVEHYASVLPDVAAVH; encoded by the coding sequence ATGATCCTCGAAGCCGCCACCCTCGACGTGATCCCCGACCGCGAGGCCGAGTTCGAACTCGCCTTCGCCCAGGCGCGACCGCTCATCTCCGCGTCGCCGGGCTTCCTCGGCCTCGATCTGAGCCGATGTCTGGAGCAGCCGGGGCGCTACCTGCTGCTCGTCCGGTGGGCCACCTTGGAGGATCACACGGTCGGCTTCCGGCAGGGGCCGGACTACCCGAGGTGGCGCGAGCTGCTGCACCACTTCTACGACCCGTTCCCCACCGTCGAGCACTACGCGTCGGTGCTGCCCGACGTGGCGGCTGTCCACTGA